In Solanum pennellii chromosome 7, SPENNV200, the following are encoded in one genomic region:
- the LOC107025587 gene encoding transcription factor MYB101 — protein MAPDDRGTRNGGGTRQALKKGPWTAGEDAILMDYVKKHGEGNWNAVQRNSGLMRCGKSCRLRWANHLRPHLKKGAFTPEEERIIIDLHAKLGNKWARMAAQLPGRTDNEIKNYWNTRLKRRQRAGLPIYPQELQSQNQQENNQPQSLISSPFDPQRATYNNPPPLSLLNVFNPSTMRPSITHQFPLSSNTIFRDPPKGLPLALPSSLRNSPLFSGSASMPNNNFGPTLSNLMPVSSFQQNYPNFSFTTRPFMGIPSNQNELMSSMGLSSINYPSGPSVMTPSSENTCSDFGSSDANNYANVELSQGNSGLLEDLLKGTQNFPRSTNIEENNSLDLNGKGKSLWQDYGLVGEEARDHQDEAFLTEESVYSFAHGGDVNLNNSSESSSTDPNASSGIFLRKEGSLQGINQVDEHIMSLLNNFPLDQEPVPNWYDESDDKKMNSEIGADDHKAESLGEDSSKSQVAITTTSGLKQHDWELGGCCWNNMPPFC, from the exons ATGGCCCCCGATGATAGAGGAACAAGGAACGGGGGAGGAACAAGACAAGCGCTAAAGAAAGGGCCATGGACAGCAGGAGAGGACGCGATTTTGATGGATTATGTGAAGAAACATGGAGAAGGGAATTGGAACGCAGTTCAAAGGAATTCAGGATTGATGAGGTGTGGAAAAAGTTGTAGGTTAAGATGGGCTAATCATCTTAGACCTCATCTTAAGAAAGGCGCGTTTACTCCAGAGGAAGAAAGGATTATTATCGACCTTCATGCTAAACTTGGCAACAAATGGGCTCGCATGGCTGCTCAG CTACCTGGAAGGACTGATAATGAGATCAAAAATTACTGGAATACGAGGCTAAAGAGAAGACAAAGAGCTGGTTTGCCTATATACCCTCAAGAACTACAATCACAAAACCAACAAGAAAACAATCAACCCCAAAGCCTCATCTCTTCCCCATTTGATCCCCAAAGAGCAACTTACAACAATCCTCCCCCTCTTTCCCTTTTGAATGTTTTCAATCCTTCAACCATGAGACCCTCCATTACACATCAATTCCCTCTCAGTAGTAACACCATTTTCCGCGATCCTCCTAAAGGCCTTCCCTTGGCATTACCATCTTCTTTGAGAAATTCACCTCTCTTTTCAGGGTCCGCATCTATGCCTAACAACAATTTTGGTCCTACCTTGTCCAATTTAATGCCGGTGTCatcatttcaacaaaattatCCGAATTTTAGCTTCACAACAAGGCCTTTTATGGGGATTCCTTCGAACCAAAATGAATTAATGTCCAGTATGGGTCTTAGTTCTATTAATTACCCTTCAGGGCCATCGGTAATGACTCCGTCTTCTGAGAATACATGTAGTGACtttggttctagtgatgctaaTAATTATGCCAATGTTGAATTATCGCAAGGGAATAGTGGATTATTAGAAGATTTATTGAAGGGGACTCAGAATTTTCCTCGATCTACGAATATCGAAGAGAATAATAGTCTTGATTTAAATGGAAAAGGAAAATCATTGTGGCAAGACTATGGTTTAGTGGGAGAAGAGGCAAGAGATCATCAAGATGAAGCCTTTTTAACTGAAGAATCAGTTTACAGCTTTGCTCATGGTGGTGATGTCAACTTGAACAACTCCTCTGAAAGCTCTAGCACTGATCCCAATGCATCTTCag GGATATTCTTGAGAAAGGAAGGTTCATTACAAGGAATTAATCAAGTGGATGAGCATATAATGAGTCTTCTTAATAATTTTCCTCTAGATCAAGAACCAGTTCCAAATTGGTATGATGAAAGTGatgacaaaaaaatgaattcagaaATTGGTGCTGATGATCACAAAGCTGAAAGTTTGGGTGAAGATTCTTCGAAGTCACAAGtggcaataacaacaacatcagGGCTAAAACAGCATGATTGGGAACTTGGAGGGTGTTGTTGGAATAACATGCCTCCTTTTTGTTAG